The following are encoded together in the Streptomyces flavofungini genome:
- a CDS encoding (2Fe-2S)-binding protein, whose product MEEHHGGRHVALARCYESDGTGAEGDAGGDPLAFRVAKVAARLAAPEDRVAASVAQLGLAARLWSLALGPAALYGRVPDLDPQRLLWDADGTSPDDLVLTGDRTFPADAARVHEVVHEWHLAPLARALRARFRISPALLRGNAGSALAGAARELHAWAAREGRPDVGERALHLAGELFAHPSLAATGTLRGTAFRRRSCCLYYRCPNGGLCGDCCFDRPPQRSSHGAASG is encoded by the coding sequence ATGGAGGAGCACCACGGCGGGCGCCATGTGGCGCTGGCGCGTTGTTACGAGAGTGACGGGACGGGCGCGGAGGGTGACGCGGGCGGTGATCCGCTCGCGTTCCGGGTGGCCAAGGTCGCCGCCCGCCTCGCCGCCCCCGAGGACCGCGTCGCCGCCTCGGTGGCGCAGCTCGGCCTCGCCGCCCGGCTGTGGTCCCTCGCGCTCGGCCCGGCCGCGCTGTACGGGCGCGTGCCCGACCTGGATCCGCAGCGGCTCCTGTGGGACGCCGACGGCACCTCGCCGGACGATCTGGTGCTCACCGGGGACCGCACGTTTCCGGCCGATGCCGCCCGCGTCCACGAGGTCGTCCACGAGTGGCACCTGGCGCCGCTCGCCCGCGCCCTGCGCGCCCGCTTCCGGATCTCCCCGGCCCTGCTGCGCGGCAACGCCGGTTCGGCCCTCGCCGGAGCGGCCCGCGAGTTGCACGCCTGGGCCGCCCGCGAGGGCCGTCCCGACGTGGGGGAGCGGGCTCTGCACCTCGCCGGCGAACTCTTCGCCCACCCCTCCCTCGCCGCGACCGGAACCCTCCGGGGGACCGCGTTCCGGCGTCGCAGCTGTTGCCTCTACTACCGCTGTCCGAACGGCGGCCTGTGCGGCGACTGCTGTTTCGACCGGCCCCCGCAGCGGTCTTCCCACGGCGCGGCGTCTGGGTGA
- a CDS encoding DMT family transporter codes for MSALALSIVLSLISAVAYAGGAIIQEQVAAKSALQQYAPLRNGAWWVAVVLNGLGGLLHVVALAYGPLSLVQPLGALTIVFALPMAALFVRRKAGSTAWRGAIMATVGLVGLLSLTQATASQSLADTERVGLALGTGGAVVTLMLLAHAAHRHPAVRGMLLATAAGIAFGISSVFTKTVAVDWDAHEPLTRQVPSLAVIAVLAVSGLLLSQASYRGAGLAAPLSAVTVVNPVIAAAVGLTLFGESFRYGTAGTAVALACGVVAAGGLILLTTERIGTPHESDAPATASQGSTGTAAATQPLDRPLTGSADDTDVTTSPSPAAARTADDPAVTEQRRPGHDELPLTEPGRRPLTGEQPAPEQHLMPEPLTAVPLQPSAMDTTFLRASLTRPAWEQHSVP; via the coding sequence ATGAGTGCCCTCGCGCTGTCCATCGTGCTCTCCCTGATCTCCGCCGTGGCCTACGCGGGCGGGGCGATCATCCAGGAGCAGGTGGCGGCCAAGTCCGCGCTGCAGCAGTACGCTCCGCTGCGCAACGGCGCCTGGTGGGTCGCGGTGGTCCTCAACGGCCTCGGCGGCCTGCTGCACGTGGTGGCGCTCGCCTACGGCCCGCTGAGCCTGGTGCAGCCGCTCGGCGCCCTGACGATCGTGTTCGCGCTGCCGATGGCGGCGCTGTTCGTGCGCCGCAAGGCCGGTTCCACGGCGTGGCGCGGCGCCATCATGGCGACGGTGGGCCTGGTCGGGCTGCTGTCGCTGACGCAGGCCACCGCCTCGCAGTCGCTCGCCGACACCGAGCGGGTCGGGCTCGCGCTCGGCACCGGCGGCGCGGTCGTCACGCTGATGCTGCTCGCGCACGCCGCCCACCGGCACCCCGCGGTGCGGGGCATGCTGCTCGCCACGGCGGCGGGCATCGCCTTCGGCATCTCCTCGGTGTTCACCAAGACGGTCGCGGTGGACTGGGACGCGCACGAGCCGCTGACGCGGCAGGTGCCGAGCCTCGCGGTCATCGCCGTCCTCGCGGTCAGCGGGCTGCTGCTCTCGCAGGCGTCCTACCGGGGCGCCGGCCTCGCGGCGCCGCTGTCGGCGGTGACCGTCGTGAACCCGGTGATCGCGGCCGCGGTCGGGCTCACTCTGTTCGGAGAATCCTTCCGCTACGGCACGGCGGGCACCGCCGTCGCCCTCGCCTGCGGCGTCGTCGCGGCGGGCGGTCTGATCCTGCTGACGACGGAACGTATCGGCACTCCGCACGAGAGCGACGCGCCCGCCACGGCGAGCCAGGGCTCCACAGGAACGGCAGCGGCCACGCAGCCCCTCGACCGCCCCCTGACCGGCAGCGCCGACGACACCGACGTCACCACGTCGCCGTCGCCCGCCGCCGCCCGCACCGCCGACGACCCCGCGGTCACCGAGCAGCGCAGGCCCGGACACGACGAACTCCCGCTGACCGAGCCGGGCCGCCGTCCGCTGACCGGCGAACAGCCCGCGCCGGAACAGCACCTGATGCCCGAACCCCTGACGGCCGTGCCGCTCCAGCCCTCGGCGATGGACACGACGTTCCTGAGGGCGTCGCTGACCCGCCCCGCGTGGGAGCAGCACAGCGTGCCCTGA
- a CDS encoding transglycosylase family protein, producing the protein MALRGRHRRYQPSRINRASLTVTAGGAGIALPLMSAGTGHAADVDTWNKVAACESTNNWSINTGNGYYGGLQFTQSTWEAYGGTAYASRADLATKSQQIAVAEKVLDGQGPGAWPVCSQRAGLTRGGDSPDTKPATAPQQQKATGAAKTGSAPKTPKRTVRDVKPEVTPQSTAGTARMYTVVRGDTLSGIAEERRVRGGWPQLYENNRRTIGDDPDFISPGQRLSLRGAAKGKTPVRPPERRAQPERPERPEKRPVQHDAKKPEGKQERRPERAHPSAKEHKPAPERKRDTAPAGRQEAEAATSSSGATAPVSGSIGTAYRASGSSWSKGYHTGVDFPVPTGTSVKAVASGTVVSSGWGGSYGYQVVIRHTDGKYSQYAHLSALTVKAGQKVGPGQRIGRSGSTGNSTGPHLHFEIRTGPGFGADVDPLAYLRARGVRI; encoded by the coding sequence ATGGCCTTACGAGGCCGGCATCGCCGGTACCAGCCGAGCCGGATCAACCGTGCCTCGCTCACAGTCACGGCGGGCGGGGCCGGCATCGCCCTGCCGCTGATGTCCGCGGGCACGGGCCACGCCGCGGACGTGGACACCTGGAACAAGGTCGCGGCCTGCGAGTCCACCAACAACTGGAGCATCAACACCGGCAACGGCTATTACGGCGGCCTCCAGTTCACCCAGTCCACCTGGGAGGCCTACGGCGGCACGGCCTACGCCTCGCGCGCCGACCTCGCCACGAAGAGCCAGCAGATCGCCGTCGCCGAGAAGGTCCTCGACGGGCAGGGTCCCGGCGCCTGGCCGGTGTGCTCCCAGCGCGCGGGCCTCACCCGCGGTGGCGACAGCCCCGACACCAAGCCCGCCACCGCCCCGCAGCAGCAGAAGGCGACCGGCGCGGCGAAGACCGGCAGCGCCCCGAAGACCCCCAAGCGCACCGTCCGTGACGTCAAGCCGGAGGTGACCCCGCAGTCCACCGCGGGCACCGCCCGGATGTACACGGTCGTCCGCGGCGACACCCTCTCCGGCATCGCCGAGGAGCGCCGCGTCCGGGGCGGCTGGCCGCAGCTGTACGAGAACAACCGCCGCACCATCGGCGACGACCCGGACTTCATCTCCCCGGGGCAGCGGCTCTCGCTACGCGGCGCGGCGAAGGGCAAGACCCCCGTGCGCCCGCCGGAGCGCCGCGCCCAGCCCGAGCGCCCGGAGCGCCCGGAGAAGCGGCCCGTGCAGCACGACGCGAAGAAGCCGGAGGGGAAGCAGGAGCGCAGGCCCGAGCGGGCGCACCCGTCGGCCAAGGAGCACAAGCCCGCCCCCGAGCGGAAGCGGGACACCGCGCCCGCGGGACGGCAGGAGGCCGAGGCCGCCACCTCCTCGTCCGGCGCGACCGCACCCGTCTCCGGCTCCATCGGCACGGCGTACCGCGCCTCGGGCAGCTCCTGGTCGAAGGGCTACCACACGGGCGTCGACTTCCCCGTACCCACCGGCACGTCCGTGAAGGCCGTCGCCTCGGGCACGGTCGTCTCCTCGGGCTGGGGCGGCAGCTACGGCTACCAGGTCGTCATCCGGCACACCGACGGCAAGTACTCGCAGTACGCCCACCTGTCGGCGCTCACCGTCAAGGCCGGGCAGAAAGTCGGCCCCGGCCAGCGCATCGGCCGCTCCGGCTCGACCGGCAACAGCACGGGGCCGCACCTGCACTTCGAGATCAGGACCGGTCCCGGCTTCGGCGCGGACGTGGATCCGCTGGCGTACCTGCGGGCACGTGGGGTGCGCATCTGA
- a CDS encoding acetylxylan esterase produces MPHFDLPLEELRRYRPELPEPDDFDAFWEKTLSAAREHDLNARFERIATALTTVDVFDVTFAGFAGHPVKGWFLVPAGATEPLPTIIEYIGYGGGRGLPHQRLLWSAAGYAHFVMDTRGQASSGSAGDTPDPAGSGPAHPGCLTRGIDDPHDYYYRRVFTDGVRAVEAVRSHPLVDPGRVAAVGGSQGGGISIAVGALVGDLAAIAPDVPFLCDFPRAVTLSGRLPYQEVAQYLRTRIGRDERVFRTLSYFDGVHFAARGRAPALFSAALEDETCPPSTVFAAFNSYAGSERSMEVYSFNDHEGGGPYQEDVQLRWLAGHLGK; encoded by the coding sequence GTGCCCCATTTCGATCTGCCTCTGGAAGAACTCCGCCGATACCGTCCGGAATTGCCCGAGCCGGACGACTTCGACGCGTTCTGGGAGAAGACCCTTTCGGCCGCGCGTGAACACGATCTGAACGCGCGGTTCGAGCGGATCGCGACGGCGCTCACGACGGTCGACGTGTTCGACGTGACATTCGCGGGCTTCGCGGGACATCCGGTCAAGGGCTGGTTCCTGGTCCCGGCGGGGGCGACCGAGCCGCTGCCCACGATCATCGAGTACATCGGGTACGGGGGCGGGCGGGGGCTGCCGCACCAGCGGCTGCTGTGGTCGGCCGCCGGGTACGCGCACTTCGTGATGGACACGCGGGGACAGGCAAGCAGCGGCTCCGCGGGCGACACCCCGGACCCGGCGGGCAGCGGTCCCGCGCACCCGGGCTGTCTGACGCGCGGCATCGACGACCCGCACGACTACTACTACCGGCGCGTGTTCACCGACGGCGTGCGCGCCGTCGAGGCCGTCCGCAGCCACCCCCTGGTGGACCCCGGGCGGGTCGCCGCGGTGGGCGGCAGCCAGGGCGGCGGCATCTCGATAGCCGTCGGCGCGCTCGTCGGCGACCTCGCGGCGATCGCCCCCGATGTGCCGTTCCTGTGCGACTTCCCGCGCGCCGTGACGCTCTCGGGCCGACTGCCGTACCAGGAGGTCGCCCAGTATCTGCGGACCCGGATCGGCAGGGACGAGCGGGTGTTCCGGACCCTTTCGTACTTCGACGGGGTGCACTTCGCGGCCCGTGGTCGTGCGCCCGCGCTCTTCTCCGCCGCGCTCGAGGACGAGACCTGCCCGCCGTCCACCGTTTTCGCCGCATTCAACTCCTATGCGGGGTCGGAACGTTCGATGGAGGTGTACTCCTTCAACGACCACGAAGGCGGAGGACCATATCAGGAAGACGTGCAACTCCGGTGGCTCGCGGGACATTTGGGGAAGTGA
- the gndA gene encoding NADP-dependent phosphogluconate dehydrogenase — translation MTASAQIGVTGLAVMGRNLARNFARNGYTVAVHNRTGAKTRALVEEFGHEGDFVAAESAEDFVAALERPRRLVVMVKAGEPTDAVIREFAPLLEPGDMIVDGGNAHFADTRRRERELREQGIHFVGTGVSGGEEGALNGPSIMPGGSKESYEALGPMLEKISAKAADGSPCTAHIGPDGAGHFVKMVHNGIEYADMQLIAEAYQLLRDVAGYSPAEIADIFRTWNTGRLDSYLVEITAEVLAHVDDATGEPFVDVVQDRAEQKGTGRWTVQIALDLGVPVSGIAEAVFARSLSGHKDLRDASRGLAGPKAEPLGKEEAAAFADRVEQALYASKIVSYTQGFHEVAAGSAEYGWDIDLGRVAAIWRGGCIIRAAFLDRIRAAYDARADLPSLLADESFAREIGDAQDDWRAVLVAATLQGVPAPGFAAALAYYDALRADRLPAALTQGQRDYFGAHTYRRTDREGSFHTLWGGDRSEVSA, via the coding sequence ATGACTGCTTCAGCGCAGATCGGTGTCACGGGACTCGCGGTGATGGGGCGCAACCTCGCCCGCAATTTCGCCCGCAACGGATACACGGTCGCGGTGCACAACCGCACGGGGGCCAAGACCCGTGCCCTCGTCGAGGAGTTCGGCCACGAGGGCGATTTCGTCGCCGCCGAGTCCGCCGAGGACTTCGTCGCGGCCCTGGAGCGCCCGCGCCGGCTCGTCGTCATGGTCAAGGCCGGGGAGCCGACGGACGCGGTCATCAGGGAGTTCGCGCCACTGCTCGAACCGGGCGACATGATCGTGGACGGCGGCAACGCGCACTTCGCTGACACCCGGCGGCGCGAGCGCGAGCTGCGCGAGCAGGGCATCCACTTCGTCGGCACGGGCGTGTCCGGCGGCGAGGAGGGCGCGCTCAACGGCCCGAGCATCATGCCGGGCGGTTCCAAGGAGTCCTACGAGGCGCTCGGCCCGATGCTGGAGAAGATCTCCGCGAAGGCCGCCGACGGCAGCCCCTGCACGGCGCACATCGGCCCGGACGGCGCCGGGCACTTCGTGAAGATGGTGCACAACGGCATCGAGTACGCCGACATGCAGCTCATCGCCGAGGCCTACCAACTGCTGCGGGACGTCGCCGGATACTCCCCCGCCGAGATCGCGGACATCTTCCGCACCTGGAACACCGGCCGTCTCGACTCCTATCTGGTCGAGATCACCGCCGAGGTCCTGGCGCACGTCGACGACGCCACCGGCGAGCCGTTCGTGGACGTCGTCCAGGACCGGGCCGAGCAGAAGGGCACCGGCCGCTGGACCGTTCAGATCGCCCTCGACCTCGGGGTGCCGGTGTCGGGCATCGCGGAGGCGGTGTTCGCCCGTTCGCTGTCCGGTCACAAGGACCTGCGCGACGCCTCGCGCGGCCTCGCGGGCCCGAAGGCGGAGCCTCTCGGCAAGGAGGAGGCCGCCGCCTTCGCCGACCGGGTCGAGCAGGCGCTGTACGCCTCCAAGATCGTGTCGTACACGCAGGGCTTCCACGAGGTCGCGGCGGGCAGCGCGGAGTACGGCTGGGACATCGACCTGGGCCGGGTCGCCGCGATCTGGCGCGGCGGCTGCATCATCAGGGCCGCGTTCCTCGACCGCATCCGCGCCGCCTACGACGCGCGCGCCGACCTGCCGAGCCTGCTCGCCGACGAGAGCTTCGCGCGGGAGATCGGCGACGCCCAGGACGACTGGCGGGCCGTCCTTGTCGCCGCGACGCTCCAGGGCGTGCCCGCCCCGGGCTTCGCCGCGGCCCTCGCCTACTACGACGCGCTGCGCGCCGACCGGCTCCCGGCCGCGCTCACGCAGGGGCAGCGCGACTACTTCGGCGCGCACACCTACCGGCGCACGGACCGGGAGGGTTCGTTCCACACGCTGTGGGGCGGGGACCGCTCCGAGGTGTCCGCGTAG
- a CDS encoding nitroreductase family deazaflavin-dependent oxidoreductase, whose translation MTSSEEAVLSPTGWVAEQARLYEESGGTKGAVIQGAPCLLLDYKGRRSGQWRRTVLIYGRDGDDYLIVASNGGADRHPLWYLNLRDEPDVRLRVGTERFAARAETLSAEERERVWPHLVDVFPRYADYRRKTSRDIPVVRLSRVRD comes from the coding sequence ATGACCTCATCCGAAGAAGCCGTGCTCAGTCCGACGGGCTGGGTGGCCGAACAGGCCCGTCTGTACGAGGAGTCGGGCGGCACGAAGGGCGCCGTCATCCAGGGAGCCCCCTGCCTGCTGCTCGACTACAAGGGCCGTCGCTCCGGGCAGTGGCGGCGCACCGTCCTCATCTACGGCCGCGACGGCGACGACTACCTGATCGTGGCGTCCAACGGCGGCGCCGACAGGCACCCGCTGTGGTATCTGAACCTGCGCGACGAGCCCGACGTCCGGCTGCGCGTGGGCACCGAGCGGTTCGCCGCCCGCGCGGAGACCCTTTCGGCCGAGGAGAGGGAACGCGTCTGGCCGCACCTCGTCGACGTCTTCCCTCGGTACGCCGACTACCGCAGGAAGACCAGCCGCGACATCCCCGTCGTACGCCTCAGCCGCGTGCGGGACTGA
- a CDS encoding aspartate/glutamate racemase family protein gives MTLALLHTSPAHAPVFDALRDADHPGLVLRHLVREDLLARARAEGPDAVADAVRAALAEAADGADAVLCTCSTIGGVAESHAAATGVPVLRVDRPMAAAAVRAGPAVAVVATVASTLEPTVALVREEAARAALPVDIRTVLVDGAWERFEAGDRAGYLGLVAAAVERVAGSVGAVLLAQASMADAADRVPAGTPVLSSPRTGLRAAARRCGHPAPEPAAVRAVRPARAAFCAQAVEAVQGADHSQGMRSSPGSPA, from the coding sequence GTGACCCTGGCGCTCCTGCACACCTCGCCCGCGCACGCCCCCGTCTTCGACGCCCTGCGCGACGCGGACCACCCGGGCCTCGTGCTGCGTCACCTCGTCCGCGAGGACCTGCTCGCGCGCGCCCGCGCCGAGGGGCCCGACGCCGTCGCCGACGCCGTGCGGGCGGCGCTCGCCGAGGCCGCCGACGGCGCCGACGCGGTGCTGTGCACCTGCTCGACCATCGGCGGCGTCGCCGAGTCCCACGCCGCCGCCACGGGTGTGCCGGTGCTGCGCGTCGACCGGCCCATGGCCGCCGCCGCGGTGCGCGCGGGCCCGGCCGTCGCCGTCGTCGCCACGGTCGCCTCGACCCTGGAGCCGACCGTCGCCCTCGTGCGGGAGGAGGCGGCCCGCGCGGCCCTGCCCGTCGACATCCGGACCGTCCTGGTGGACGGTGCCTGGGAGCGGTTCGAGGCGGGGGACCGGGCGGGATACCTGGGGCTCGTCGCCGCCGCCGTCGAGCGGGTCGCGGGTTCGGTCGGCGCGGTCCTCCTCGCGCAGGCGTCCATGGCGGACGCGGCCGACCGCGTGCCCGCCGGGACACCCGTGCTCAGCAGTCCCCGCACCGGCCTGCGCGCGGCCGCCCGCCGGTGCGGGCACCCCGCACCGGAACCCGCCGCCGTACGAGCCGTTCGACCCGCGCGAGCCGCTTTCTGCGCACAAGCCGTCGAGGCCGTTCAAGGAGCGGATCACTCCCAGGGCATGAGGTCCTCGCCCGGCAGCCCCGCCTAG
- a CDS encoding GNAT family N-acetyltransferase produces MSDSGGAVDIHDERADGALRARDDGQVVGEIIYFTLSEPAPALVPVHTEVPSAHAGRGIAGALARELYAIAAREGRAVVPLCPYVAKWAERHPDEASAPSAELVEAALAKAEADPSAW; encoded by the coding sequence CCGTCGACATCCACGACGAGCGGGCCGACGGCGCCCTGCGGGCCCGCGACGACGGCCAAGTCGTCGGCGAGATCATCTACTTCACCCTGTCCGAGCCCGCGCCCGCCCTCGTGCCGGTGCACACGGAAGTGCCGTCCGCGCACGCGGGCCGGGGCATCGCGGGCGCCCTCGCCCGGGAGCTGTACGCGATCGCCGCCCGCGAGGGCCGTGCCGTCGTACCGCTGTGCCCGTACGTCGCCAAGTGGGCCGAACGCCATCCGGACGAAGCGTCGGCCCCGTCCGCCGAGCTGGTCGAGGCCGCCCTCGCCAAGGCCGAGGCGGATCCGTCGGCGTGGTGA